The genomic window GCCTCCGTCAGTTGATCGTGGCCAGCGTCGTGCTGACGGCTTATTTCCCGTGCGCGGCGGCGTTTGTGGTGTTGTTGCGCGAGCTTGGGTTGAAAGACATGGCCAAGGCCAGCGCGATCATGATCTTGACGGCCTTTCTGGGAGGGGGACTGCTCAACCTTGTGCTTTCAACATTCCTGAAATGAATTTCGTGGAGCCGGCCTGAACCGCACCGGCCCCAAGCCGCACGGGCTCGTGCAAATTGCCGGTTTCAACGCAAACCATGCTTTTATATTCTTCATCCCCGAAATCCTCCATCCGTCTTGATTTATCCGCCCACGGGTTCCAGACAACGACGTCATTCATTCCCTGCTTTTCAATAACAATTTCCCGCCGGTTACCGCCATCCTCCATGACCAGTTTGTCCGGGGCAAAGGGATAAACCCGGTCAACCTCGCGGTCAAACGTAATCCACGGGCGTTTTTCCGTCGCTTCCGGACCCGGCTCAAGAAAATCAATGAATTTTTTACCGGCCAGCCCTTCCACGGCGGCGCGATTAATGTCCGCCGCCGCAAAATAGGTATGCAAACCGTTCTGAAATATAAAATCCGACTGCCCGGCGTTCCGGACGGAAAAACAAACTTCCAGTTCCGCCGGCGACAGCCGGAAGACAAGCTCCAGGCGGAATTTATGCGGCCAGAACCTCATGGTTTCATCGCTGTCGGCCAGCTCAAAGACGGCCTCGGCGCAACCGGCGGAGGACATTCCCGATCTGAGATAAGTCCATTCCGCGATACGGGCAAAACCGTGTTTTGGAAGCGGCCCGCCGCCGAACTGGGGGAAAACAACGGGGATGCCGCCGCGGATGGGAAAATCCGGCTTAAAGAGAGATTTTTTGCTCAAGAACAATAATTCATTGCCGTTTTTATCACGCCAGGAAGTCGCATGCGCGCCGTGCAGATAAACATCCAATTGCGCGCCGGAAG from Kiritimatiellia bacterium includes these protein-coding regions:
- a CDS encoding D-hexose-6-phosphate mutarotase, which produces MSGRDKSQLKSGRNGMLYVELCHPSGAQLDVYLHGAHATSWRDKNGNELLFLSKKSLFKPDFPIRGGIPVVFPQFGGGPLPKHGFARIAEWTYLRSGMSSAGCAEAVFELADSDETMRFWPHKFRLELVFRLSPAELEVCFSVRNAGQSDFIFQNGLHTYFAAADINRAAVEGLAGKKFIDFLEPGPEATEKRPWITFDREVDRVYPFAPDKLVMEDGGNRREIVIEKQGMNDVVVWNPWADKSRRMEDFGDEEYKSMVCVETGNLHEPVRLGAGAVQAGSTKFISGMLKAQG